The following coding sequences lie in one Spodoptera frugiperda isolate SF20-4 chromosome 24, AGI-APGP_CSIRO_Sfru_2.0, whole genome shotgun sequence genomic window:
- the LOC118261819 gene encoding uncharacterized protein LOC118261819, which translates to MSHLPPLESLDCDGDPASVGLRWEKWKRALELYLIATNVTTPEAKRAVLLHMGGLTLQEVYYNIPGAHLETTADDDNDIFTVAINKLNEYFAPKQSRVYERHLFRLIKQESGEKFDKFLVRLRHQSSKCKFTAPDEHMIDQITEKCESAKLRKTILTLGDDVTLDKIIFEANALETVNRQLNNFGLPGPSKDLSVNRVETRTSKKSSNSNSCSRCGGTHSSDSKFCPARDKKCLKCGFIGHFRKLCRTRAKKRKSNDDTSKSNQYIHPDKKLKSKSDEVDYIFQIEGDDTIKCVLGNVLIDMLIDSGSKYNIVSDVTWQTLKSKKILVENQVKNPNKTFKAYGSQNPLTVLGAFDSTIMVNNGLPGIKATFYVVKDGTRNLLGKDTATRLGVLKLGIGVNAIDGVNSETSYLLC; encoded by the exons atgtcacacCTACCGCCACTAGAGTCCTTGGACTGTGATGGGGACCCGGCTTCGGTGGGACTACGGTGGGAAAAGTGGAAGCGTGCGCTTGAGTTGTACTTAATCGCTACTAATGTTACCACACCAGAAGCAAAAAGAGCTGTGCTCTTACATATGGGTGGTTTAACCCTGCAGGAAGTTTACTATAATATTCCTGGCGCACATTTAGAAACTACTGCCGATGATGACAACGATATTTTTACAGTTGCCATCAACAAACTAAATGAGTATTTTGCACCCAAACAAAGTCGGGTATATGAGCGTCATTTGTTTAGACTCATTAAACAAGAAAGCGGAGAGAAGTTTGATAAGTTTCTTGTTAGGCTTCGACACCAAAGTTCGAAATGCAAATTTACTGCCCCTGATGAACATATGATCGATCAAATCACTGAAAAATGCGAGTCAgccaaattaagaaaaacaatcCTGACTCTCGGTGATGACGTTACACTGGACAAAATTATATTCGAGGCAAACGCTTTGGAAACAGTAAACCGTCAACTCAATAACTTTGGTTTGCCAGGACCTAGTAAAGACCTGTCAGTAAATAGAGTAGAGACGCGTACGAGTAAAAAGAGTTCGAATTCTAATTCTTGTTCCCGTTGTGGTGGCACTCATTCAAGTGATAGTAAGTTTTGCCCAGCCCGTGATAAAAAATGTCTCAAGTGCGGGTTTATTGGACATTTCCGAAAACTGTGCAGAACTAGGGCAAAGAAACGAAAATCAAATGATGATACATCTAAGTCAAACCAGTATATACATCCtgataaaaagttaaaaagtaaatctgaTGAAGTCGATTACATTTTTCAAATTGAAGGTGACGACACTATTAAATGTGTTCTTGGGAATGTCTTAATTGACATGTTAATTGACTCTggtagtaaatataatatagttagtGACGTAACTTGGCAAActctaaaaagcaaaaaaattcTAGTTGAAAATCAAGTAAAAAACCCGAACAAGACATTCAAGGCCTATGGAAGTCAAAACCCTCTAACAGTTCTCGGCGCATTTGATTCTACCATAATGGTTAATAACGGATTGCCTGGCATCAAAGCAACTTTTTATGTTGTAAAGGACGGCACAAGGAATTTACTTGGAAAAGATACTGCTACTAGACTCGGAGTTCTGAAACTAGGAATAGGTGTTAATGCAATCGATG GCGTAAATTCAGAGACAAGCTACCTTCTGTGTTAG
- the LOC118282068 gene encoding zinc finger protein 624 has translation MNHHGNMEMDPLSYDYPAYNYQAPTYPYPNKLQAMYHAYAQTNTNFVPTTHNTHHTTHNIPEPVKPAPPPPTSQTEVKEVSSNDNVTQPTSKRKKKEKKGEKSTFCSQKITDASFKFYGCSVCNISYSALHELDQHVTIHKNRLTSYRLRLRNQFKKKQIKKEKKKLKKLSKIKKESELDVEIKPEDGYIGNEKAADFVTNNEIENNSNVNNGNSVIDNQSSQFNSVNGDVSSVNNSLNSVGQCNGVDRVSDKGVNETEMNDMEKIYKCFACNKQFTLSYYLKLHVRSHTDEKPYTCAACGQSFITASKLGRHNKRIHLAERYQCRICFKIFSKFELLTAHFDKTHPEDKLEGEPYDYNAILPYLKELEEQLQLDEAKHSTDSTQHTQHTQSTHDTQSTHNLWDVPVVLEAGLTEPAPPDIKEEVLDDDQKDTIPKVEVMMEEVKLDCDVRVKEELLDEDTGGSGDVGGTGDHGDSDGGDAVEDGGDDVGDVKNEDSDGSDSDYFPSNTWAAAPPASPGARGQGRGRGRGPGARTCPVCQKSVSSASYMRVHLRTHSGERPYACSHCGRGFITSSKMHRHVLTHQTDKGDVKEEGETKEEASEKETAEEEKDKKPVKKRGRKAKAQVQAPAEEGEKRRKHQKRPHACEYCNQKFLHLKMLEVHRATHAESERVLRCQYCLAELADLADRAQHEAQHTGPKPYLCTICGKTYKKRETMMYHRKRHSAGLTYVCEVCSRVFPAACKLRAHARTHAARYVLRYECPVCAHMFHTRYHVHMHLNTHQREGLVAPHQRAQLLAMVLHNARKIPQHGAPALSASVPADERSRVCNICGEVFQHFYYLEEHLKSHGSRIALEDFDRPEDKKYVCPVCNKGFKLHYYLKLHSFTHSKEKPFICQQCGKGFITKGKLKRHLETHTGLKKYQCHICCKFFTRPSYLRIHIRTIHGTQDYNFRLDKAYALDALPALPAPTPTPTATL, from the exons ATGAATCACCACGGCAACATGGAGATGGATCCGTTGAGCTACGACTACCCAGCGTACAACTACCAAGCTCCAACGTACCCGTACCCAAACAAGCTGCAAGCAATGTACCATGCGTacgcacaaacaaacacaaacttcgTCCCAACCACGCACAACACACATCACACTACGCACAACATTCCGGAACCCGTCAAACCAGCCCCCCCACCACCAACATCACAAACCGAAGTCAAAGAGGTCAGCAGTAACGATAACGTAACACAACCAACGAGTaagagaaaaaagaaagaaaagaaaggagAAAAAAGCACTTTCTGTTCCCAGAAGATAACGGATGCTTCGTTCAAGTTCTACGGTTGTTCCGTATGTAATATAAGTTACAGTGCGTTACATGAACTGGACCAGCATGTCACTATACACAAGAATAGGTTGACAAGCTACCGTCTCCGTCTCCGTaaccaatttaaaaagaaacaaataaaaaaggagaagaaaaaacttaaaaagttATCTAAAATTAAGAAAGAATCGGAGCTGGACGTTGAAATCAAACCAGAAGACGGTTACATAGGCAACGAGAAGGCCGCAGACTTTGTAACGAATAATGAAATAGAGAATAATAGTAATGTAAATAACGGTAACAGTGTAATAGATAATCAAAGTAGTCAATTTAATTCGGTGAACGGTGATGTTAGTTctgtaaataatagtttaaatagTGTTGGTCAGTGTAACGGAGTGGATAGGGTTAGCGATAAGGGTGTGAACGAGACGGAGATGAACGATATGGAGAAGATCTACAAGTGCTTTGCGTGCAATAAACAGTTCACACTCAGTTACTACCTCAAGCTGCATGTGCGGTCACATACAG ACGAGAAGCCGTACACGTGCGCGGCGTGCGGGCAGTCGTTCATCACGGCGAGCAAGCTGGGCCGCCACAACAAGCGCATCCACCTCGCCGAGCGGTACCAGTGCCGCATCTGCTTCAAGATATTCTCCAA GTTCGAATTGTTGACGGCGCACTTCGACAAAACGCATCCTGAGGACAAATTGGAGGGAGAGCCTTATG ATTACAACGCGATCCTCCCTTACCTCAAAGAATTAGAAGAACAGCTGCAACTAGACGAAGCGAAACACAGCACGGACAGTACACAGCATACACAGCATACACAGAGTACACACGATACACAGAGTACACACAACCTGTGGGACGTGCCTGTGGTGTTGGAGGCAGGACTGACGGAGCCTGCGCCCCCTGATATCAAGGAAGAg GTACTAGACGATGACCAAAAGGACACGATACCGAAGGTAGAAGTGATGATGGAGGAAGTAAAGCTGGACTGTGACGTCAGGGTCAAGGAGGAGCTGCTCGACGAGGATACAGGGGGGAGCGGGGATGTGGGGGGTACGGGGGACCACGGGGATAGCGACGGGGGGGACGCGGTGGAGGATGGTGGTGATGATGTGGGCGATGTCAAGAATGAAGACAGCGA CGGATCAGACTCGGACTACTTCCCGAGCAACACGTGGGCCGCGGCCCCGCCGGCGTCGCCGGGGGCCCGGGGGCAGGGCCGGGGCCGGGGCCGGGGCCCTGGGGCCCGCACGTGCCCGGTGTGCCAGAAGTCGGTGAGCAGCGCGTCGTACATGCGCGTGCACCTGCGCACCCACTCGGGGGAGCGGCCCTACGCCTGCAGCCACTGCGGCCGCGGGTTCATCACCAGCTCCAAGATGCACCGACATGTCCTCACGCACCAGACCG ATAAAGGCGACGTCAAAGAGGAGGGTGAGACCAAAGAGGAGGCGAGCGAGAAAGAGACAGCAGAAGAAGAGAAAGATAAAAA ACCAGTAAAGAAGCGAGGTCGTAAGGCGAAGGCCCAGGTTCAGGCCCCGGCTGAGGAAGGAGAGAAGCGCCGGAAGCATCAGAAGCGACCTCATGCGTGCGAGTACTGCAATCAGAA GTTCCTTCACCTGAAAATGTTGGAAGTGCACCGCGCTACGCACGCGGAGTCGGAGCGGGTGCTGCGCTGCCAGTACTGCCTGGCGGAACTGGCGGACCTGGCCGACAGGGCGCAGCACGAGGCGCAGCATACAGGACCGAAGCCCTACCTCTGTACTATATGTGGGAAGACGTACAAGAAACGAGAAACTATG ATGTACCACCGCAAGCGTCACTCTGCGGGGCTGACGTACGTGTGCGAGGTGTGCTCGCGCGTGTTCCCGGCGGCGTGCAAGTTGCGCGCGCACGCCCGCACGCACGCGGCGCGCTACGTGCTGCGCTACGAGTGCCCCGTGTGCGCGCACATGTTCCACACGCGCTACCACGTGCACATGCACCTGAACACGCACCAGCGCGAGGGGCTGGTGGCGCCGCACCAGCGCGCGCAGCTGCTGGCCATGGTGCTGCACAACGCGCGCAAGATCCCGCAGCACGGCGCGCCCGCGCTCTCCGCGTCCGTGCCGGCCGACGAGCGGTCCCGCGTCTGCAACATCTGCGGCGAGGTGTTCCAGCACTTCTACTACCTGGAGGAGCACCTCAAGAGCCACGGCTCCCGCATCGCGCTCGAGGACTTCGACCGGCCCGAGGACAAGAAGTACGTCTGCCCCGTCTGCAACAAGGGCTTCAAGCTGCACTACTACCTGAAGCTGCACAGCTTCACGCACTCCAAGGAGAAGCCGTTCATCTGCCAGCAGTGCGGGAAGGGCTTCATCACCAAGGGGAAGCTCAAGAGGCACCTGGAGACGCACACGGGCCTGAAGAAGTACCAGTGCCACATCTGCTGCAAGTTCTTCACCCGGCCGAGCTACCTGCGCATCCACATCCGCACCATCCACGGCACCCAGGACTACAACTTCCGCCTGGACAAGGCGTACGCGCTGGACGCGCTGCCCGCGCTGCCCGCGCCCACGCCCACGCCCACGGCCACGCTCTAG